From Archaeoglobus sulfaticallidus PM70-1:
TTATGGCTACCTCTCATCCATCCGCTAACCAGATGCGGGAAAGCAAAAGCCTCGATAACCTCTCCCACTGCCGGCAATCCGCTCTGAGCCCTCACAAGCGCTACAGGATCATCCTTTCCAACATACTCCCCGGCAATCTTGTAGAGTTTCTCCGTGCTTATCACCGCAACCGGCTCGTCTGCTGGAAGCTTCCCCTCTTTCGGATACACCCTCTTTATCACGAACCTGCTCTTTCCTCCAATTAACGCCAGTATGTCATAGATCTCCTCAGGCGTTTTCATGAAAACCCTCTTGCTCTCGTATATATCCCATATCTCGAAAACAAAGCCGTTGTGCATCGATGGATCAATAACCAGTCCGGCCGTGTTGAAAGGATCGGCAAACATCCTGAATATCGGGAGATTGAACGCTCCCGGCTCGGTTTTGTCCATGAGGAACGCGAGAACGGGTTCAGACTCCCTCTCTGTAAACTCCATTTCCGCAACACCGGGGCCCATTCCCCTCACATTTCCTGAAAAAGCATCAGCCAGCAGATCCTGTCCTGCGCCATAGAGCTTCAGCTCTTTCGCTTTTTCAGTTGCCTTCTCAAAGGTCTCCCAGGCGATCCTGTGGATCTTGGTGCTGTCAACTCCCTCTCTGTGGGTCATTATCAGATCGAGATCATCGCCAGCGTTCAGAACCCTGTAATCTATGATATCACCAC
This genomic window contains:
- the fbp gene encoding fructose-1,6-bisphosphate aldolase/phosphatase; translated protein: MAEKITVSIIKADVGGLPGHVLVPDEIIEVAKQSLEEAKQSGDIIDYRVLNAGDDLDLIMTHREGVDSTKIHRIAWETFEKATEKAKELKLYGAGQDLLADAFSGNVRGMGPGVAEMEFTERESEPVLAFLMDKTEPGAFNLPIFRMFADPFNTAGLVIDPSMHNGFVFEIWDIYESKRVFMKTPEEIYDILALIGGKSRFVIKRVYPKEGKLPADEPVAVISTEKLYKIAGEYVGKDDPVALVRAQSGLPAVGEVIEAFAFPHLVSGWMRGSHNGPIMPVPFRYSKCTRFDGPPRVIAAGFQLANGKLVGPVDLFDDPAFDYTRQKAMEVAEYMRRHGPFEPHRLPSEDMEYTTLPGVLKKLKERFEDV